The genomic window TTAGTAGTATTCCATTTCTTGAGCCACACTGGCTGATGATTGACTTAAAAAGAGGACTGTAAAACTCTAAATTGCCTGAAATATCAGTAGTTTATTGAAGGCACTGGAGGTAAGTACTGAGATTATGCATGGGCAGCTTTGTGTGTGCTGGCAAAAAGCAGTTCTGGCCAGGGCTAAACTGACCTTCAGAACTATAATTTTGGTTGCTCTTTGGAGGTGGGTCTAGAAAATTGAACTGCATTTACAGTCTGATTATAGCatggtcctttttttttttgaggctgAATCATGGTAAGTGTTGGAAACTTGGCCAGAGTTCTTAGATCAGGGAGGATGAGACAAGATGGTATTATGGGTTTCAGCTGGGATTTCTAGGACTGATTTCCTGGATAGGAGTGTATGTAGCACAGTAGCTACTCCTTTGAACATGTGCTTTTGCTTACTGGACTTGTCTCCCTTATTGGCTGCCAAAGTGCAAGGTAGTGTCTGAATTCAGACACTCCTCGCATGTGAACCTTTGCTGTAGGGAGCTAAATGCAACACAGCTGGGTTAAAAGCTGGAAAGAGAAGTGTTGCCTTCCTTACAGACACTGCAAAAATAACAACCAATTTAATAGGCTGGCTCTGTTGTGTCTGTTAAGAAAGCTTTTCACCTGGTAACACAGCAGTAGACATAGGAGCCCTGTATGGTCActgccatttctttctctggaaTCTAAAGAAGGACATTTATGCCGGGATAATGGGTTCAATGCCAGGTGACAGATCACTTGGCAGCTGTTTGGTCAGCCTGAAAATGGAGAGTTCCTGgataaaagggaaaatgtaCAGATCTCTGGCTGCCTGCTTCCCTTGGCTGTTGGTCTCAAGGCACTTCTCACTACGTAGTGAAGAACCATCATGGAAGCCCTTCCAAAGCACTCAGGGAAGAGTGAGGTGGAATGAACCTGGGAACTGTGAGGCTTATGACTTTTCCTTAACCTTGCAGTTCTGCCAAGTTCTGTTTCTGAGGATGCAGTGGTAAAAAAGCCCAGGCACTGAGAATAGACAAGTGTGATAAGTGATATATTGTGGATTCTTTATGAGGGGAGATCAGACTTTTGCACCAGGCAGTGTGTGCTGTTACTTGGTGGTGGAGCCTTGGCCTTGCTGGGTGCCAAGATGAGAACAACCATATCCAATCAAATTGATTCCCAGTAGAGTAGAGGTATGTGATTAGATCAACATTCCAGTAAAATTAAGATAGCACTTTTTAATAAGTATCTTTTAAAAGTCTTATGTAGACAAAAATGATTCTCTGGTCTCCTGAAATTATTTGGCCTAGATGATTATTTTCCCCCAGTATCACTGGCCATTACAGAAACAGACCTTCAGTTTTCCAGATTTCTCTTGCTGATCTCCATGTCCAGACAGAGTCCTTCACCTTAAACACATTCCATCTGCTTCTGGTAGTTGAAGTTGGGATCAAGCAGGAGTCAACTACTTTGTATACCTAATTCTGTCATTACCAGCTAAGCATTTATATAATATTCAGATAAAAACGAAATTTCATCTTGCCATTTGGTGAAGTAAAAAGTTACATAGACGTGTTATGTTCAAACTGAAATGATTTTACCTCAGTTTTGTTTGAAAAGTTTCTTTGTACCTCTTTTTGGACACTTTGCTTCAGGATTTTATTATAAACAGCTTTGGTCCCAGGCAAGACTAAGATGCCATGAAGCCACTGTCGATATTTAATTTGCATATCTGTTCTTCTGTCTGATGAAGTAGGAAGAAATTATTGCATTAAACCAAAACACACTTCCTGGTCTGGGGAAGACATTATTTTTCCATGAACAGCGATTAAATCCTTCAGTGTTGTTTCCAGACACTCCAGCAGTTGGAGACTTTCACAAGACAGTGGATATCTTGTGAGGTAAATACATTTCCACAGCATTAATTACGCTGGGTAAATGCTTAAGTTGGGGTTAAAAAAGGGCAGAACAAAGTTATGTGACTGCTAGGTAAAGAGCAGATTTACCTTTTATGTATACTAAACAATGAGAAGCTGGGCGGTGTTTGATTTGCTTTGggtgttgtttggggttttttgctggtGGAAGACAGAAAGTCTCAAGTCTGACACCTGTGACAAGTTCTGGAAGTTCTAATCTTGAAGTGCAGCCCAGTGAAATTTGATGACTGGGTTTCCCTTGCACGCCTGGAGGAGCAGTGCCCTCTTTGTACCACAGGGTTCACATTCCTCAGATACTCCTTCATGAAAGTGGTGTGAGTAGGTCTGTGCTGCTTCTACCAAAAGCTGTGTATTATGGCTTAGGATCTCTTGGTAAAAATGCCAGCAGCACTCCTGTTGCTGGTGTGACCTTGCCTCGCTTTCCTGACCTCCTCGTGAAAAATGCTGACAAGTATTATCAAGGGAACAAGAAACCGAGAGATTTGGGTAAAAATTCACGATGTCTCATTGATTGAGATTATTTCAGGCAATGTTTTCAGTGCTGGTAacaagaaaactggaaaaatacgCACAAGTCTAAAGAATTGACTGGTATTGTTGACAATGCAAACCAGTGGTAGGTAGGATGATTTTGTTCTGCACAAAGAGTATTTGCTGATTTACAGTCATGCAGACAAAAGGGGTGTTTAATGCAATACCAATGTTTTTATTAACCTGTACTTATCAAAACCTGGTAATGCTGAAGTAGAGGATGAATAGAAAACCCAGGATTTAGATTGGAGTTTAATTCTGGAGAAGGAAGAACTCTGAACTCTTGTTTTCAGTCTGTTTCCAGACTTCTAATGCTGATGACTGAGACTTTCAAAAGATGTAAGGAATCCATGTGCCAAGTCCTTGGAAGTTTTATACAGGCTGCCCTGTGACTCAGTTTTCAAAGCTGCGTGAGAGGTTTTAGCCCTGGGCACTGACTTGTCCCTTTCAGGTCAGGTGCCTTGCAGTCACCTGCCCTTCTCCCGTGTTCCAGGAAACTGTCTCACTGTGGAGTCTGCCAAGTGAAATTCGGGCGCTTttttaatggcattttctgCTTATGTGTTCAGCTCACAGTATAGCTGACCTGTTGTGCAGTTACCTGTAGGGTAAGTGAAAGGCTTTTCTCATAGGAAAGGTGAGGATGCCTTTGTGAGAGTGAGGTAAACAGCACCTGGATCTGTGCAGCCAGGTTGGGGAAGCTCAGGTGAGGTTTTTGCACATCTTACGtctctcctgctctgtgttACATCATAGACTAGGCTTCTACATCCAAGCCTTTCTGTTTAGGGTTGAAACACAGCCCACCTTGTGTGGAAATACATTAAGCTTTGTAATAGTATGGAGAGACCCTGCCTAGGAAATTCAGTATGTAATGCTGGAACAGAGGGGTGTCTGCTCGGACTCGAGCTGTGTCACCTGCCCATCCTTCAATGTCAGCTCAGTGCCAGTGAGCAAATACAAATCTGGAGTTGGCTTGCTTTGGAAATGACATTGGTTCTTCTCCACCATGGCTCTTACATGTAAGGAGTGTAGCAGACTGGTGGTTGCTTAAGAATTGTTTCAGCGTTGTCTGAAAGCAGATTTCTCTCTTGAAGGCATAAGGCATCTGGTGctataaatagaaataatttagtAGATGCTACCTGTTCTGGGTAACCTGGTGTCTCACTGTTCAACATAATATACAGTATTGTATGATCAAATGTTCATTGGGTGCCTTTAAAAACCTTGgcaatttttctgtttctcagccTGTAAAAACCCAGTaacaaaaactgaaaaccaTCTGGTTTCTTGATATGTTACAGGAATTCACTGTGCAAGGTTCCAGTGCTAATACTCTTGTTTTTTCAGCATGCCTTGAATCGTGGGATCCGACGCTACCAtgtttctcctgccctgtgccagcgGGCCAAGGTGGCCATGAGCCACTTTGAACCTAATGAATACATAAATTATGAAAAGCTGGAGAAGAACATCAACATTGTCCGTAAGAGGTAAGAGtagagaaggggagaagggaagggtcAGTGTGTTGACAGGAGAGCCCTGGCATAGGGAATGTTTACTAGGGAGAGCAGCTTTGAGCAGTAGCAGTTGTAAATGTAGGGAAGCATGAGTTGTAGTGTCTCCACGTAGTGGAGGGGCACTGTGGGAAGGGTTGAAGGTTATGATGAAGCACTGCAGCATGCAGAGAACTAGGCCAGTGCAGAGGAGGTGCTAGAAAGGGCTTTGTCCTCTTTGTTTAATACCCTTGTTGAGAAGACTTCACACTGGCCCTTGCTCCTTTCTGGGGCAGCAGTGTGTGGGCAGTGGTCATTATAGGATAATGCTTCTGTGCACTGTGTTTTGACAGTGAATGTTCTCCTGTGTTCCACTGTTGGGCATGGAAAGCAGGACTAGGAATTTGTACCATATGTAAACATAGTGACCTTAATCTGCTGATAGAGGCTTGTGTGCTGCTAAGTTGTCATTCCTGGTCCACTTCCTGTGGCAGTGGTTTGTAGGACATGTCCTTTGTGTGTCCTTTGTTTAATGCAGTAGTTCTCACTTCAAGTTGTTGTCTCGACTTAGCTACTTCCCAGAAGATCTTACCACTGACATAAATAGATTCCTCAACTGATATAGCTGCAGAATGAAAGGTCTGAGGTCATGAAACTCTGCTTAGTTGCACTTGCTTGCTGTGGGATCTGGTATTTGTGAATTGAGTTTGACCTCTGTCTCACCTCCACATTTGCTGTCCTGAAGTGTAACTCAAGAAATGAGCAGAGTCAATGCTTCTGTTACAGTATAGGAAGATTagaaaagaaagcataaaaTGACATAAATTCATACACTTTTGAACTTTATGAACTGAACCATTTAGCCTTGTGCTGGTTGATATTTTAGTGCTGTAAGAAGAGCCTGCAGGTTTCTGTGTGTTAATAGGTCTGAACAGTCTGAGCAATATAAAGAAGTGTTCTGTTGCATGCTTAAAAGGGCAAATGTTGGAGTATGCAAGATACAGATGCTAAAATTGTTCTCTTCAGGCTTGACCGCCCCTTGACCTTGTCTGAGAAGATCGTATATGGACACCTGGATGACCCAGCAAAACAGGAGATTGAGCGGGGCAAGACCTATTTGCGCCTACGGCCAGACCGCGTGGCCATGCAGGATGCCACGGCTCAGATGGCAATGCTTCAGTTCATCAGCAGCGGGCTGCCAAAAGTGGCCGTGCCTTCCACCATCCACTGCGATCACCTCATCGAAGCCCAGTCAGGTGGTGAAAAGGATCTTCGAAGAGCCAAGGTCACTATTGCAGAAACTTCTGTCTGCTTGGAAACCTCCTTCCAGTTGAAGGAAgagcttattttaatttttttcccagaagaacAGCCATGAATTAGATATAATAATTGCCTGTGGTGGTCAGCTCTGTAGATAGGTCAGATGCAGCAAAGAAACAGAGTAAATGGATGTGTGAGAGTTTCTCAGCTGAGATTTGTCTGTGAATGTGAGAAAAGCTAGGCCTTAAGCTGTTAATGATGGAGGCCTGGGTCATATGGGTATTCTGGAGAGAGAAGATCTgtttcaaaggggaaaaaaggaagacagaTTACTCTGTGTTGCAGTACTGAATATGTGTCTGCATTGCACTGGTGTATCCTGTGAGGGGGAGGCAAGTAGTTAATTTCACAAAGCATTTGCTGGTGATGATCTGAAGAGCAATAACTGAACTATGTGCAGCTTTCAGGGCTCCTGAGGATAGTATAAATGTGTGTAAAAGTACAGAGGATGTTGTTATTTATTTGGGAAATTCAGAGTCTAGTTTTGTCCAACTGCTGATTCACtgccttttttaaatttcccaCTCACTGTTTTACTACTTATTCATCCTCAAAGGGGCTTCTGTAATATATAGACACATTCATTTCTGTCCTACATACCACAATGCATTTGCCAAGAAGATCTTGTCAGAGCCAGAAGGAATTGTACCTTGAATATTGATATCAGAATTTGCAAACGGGAAACAGGGGTCACCTGCATTTTAAGATTTTAGTCCATATCTATTCTCAAACTCATAGTGGTGAAGTAACTGCTTCTGGCTTCCTCCTTTAGGCCAAGGTAAAGCAACTTACACCACTCAGGAGCAGATCTGGAGTGTTGTTGCTCTGCTTGTCTCAGTCCTAAATTGAGCGATTAAGAATTTGAGACTTGCTAAATCAGACAGTTTCTTTTCTCCCATTCACCTCCtgtcttctcctttcccctgttCCTGCATTTGTTCTCTGTAGTGCAGTTACAtttgctgcagcccagagctgagctgagtcCCTCCTTTGCCATCCATTCTGAGCAGAGCAAATAAATGTCCTGCTGCCTTCtgactgggctgtgctgctgccagttgGCACACAATGAATGCTGGCAGGCCAGAGGGTGGTTTGGATTTGCTCCTGGCACATCAGCATGCTTTACTGGGGGAGGGATGCACAGAGTGAAGTGACCCAGCTCCCAGTGGAAATCGAGGCTTAAAGAACTGCTGCTGCCTCATGGGAAACTTCAGCAAATGTCTGCTGAGACAATTCCTCCATTATCtcatttcccctctccctttaTTCTGCAGCTTAGCTGCATGAGAACAATCTTTAAGAAACTGTCTCCTTCTAGTGCTTATCTTATCTACTCTGCCACTCCTCTGCCAAGAACTATCAGGACATAATAGTGCCATACTTCCTTGGAAACCATGTCTTTTCTCACAAACAATTTTCATGGTGTGACCTCCACCAATAACGGTGATAGTGTAGCAAGAAAGGCAGCATTGTATCTCTTAAACAAGAGACTTGGTAGAATGAGAAATGACGCTCAACAACTCCCCTGGCAGCAACTTCCAGTTCCATTTCttaatttgtaaaaataaagccTAAATACTTACCTAAGGGGTTTGAAATGTCTCCAAAGCATCtgtaaaggaaaaggaacacCTAgtagagaaggaaggaggggctAGAATGAGTGAGGgaaacaggttaaaaaaaacctcttagAATAGGAAAAATGAGCAGAGCATTTTTAGATGCCTTATTGACAggattttcctttaaatatgcTGTTTGGAATTAGAAAATAAACCCAATACTTTTAGTAGAGGTACAGGTGGGATAAAATTAAATGGCCTATTTCAACTGTATGTCAAACAGTGTAATCCCCTTTGGTTTTAAAAGTGGTGTGCACTTCCTCCAACTGCTGCAAAACTGTGGAGCAAACTACAGGCAGGCTTGTTAGGGAAGGGAATGTGTTTGAATGAGCTTTGGATATATGGAAGAACAAAATGTGTTACTAATGCTCTGTGTTTCCCTGGATGAATAGGACATAAACCAGGAGGTGTACAACTTTCTAGCAACAGCTGGTGCCAAGTATGGAGTAGGATTCTGGAAACCAGGATCGGGAATCATTCACCAGGTAAAGTGTGTGTATGTTTGCAATCTTTGAATATGCAGTGGCTCTTTTACCTTATGGTGAAGAGGGAGCTGAGGTGCAAACCCTTGGAGAATTTCACCAGTTGAGGGAAACAACTTGCTTTCCATAAGGCAGGCAAGGTTTCTTACTTGCTCTCTCTGTTATCTTGACAacagtgggggtttttttaaaggttatTTTGGTCAAACTGTAACCTGATGTGTGATTAGGTAGTGCCAACAGCATGCCATGTGAATCACAGAAGCTAGAAATACCTTCACTGCTTGTGGGCTGGCTCCTCTTAGAACAATTGGGACAGTAAGGTGATGTCATCAAGCTGGTTACAGAGGGTTAATGTGGTTTACTTTTGGTGCTAAGGAAAGCAGCCTTGGGAACATACTTTTTTAGGGTTATTATGTATGCATTTGCTTCCATGAAACCCAGAAGAGCGTATGAGGACACCAAACAGAGCAGCATACTTCAAGTACTCAAGAATGGCAACAGATAACCAGTTGCTATGTGGATttgaataaaatgcaaaatggtTTCCAAGTCTGAGATTCTTTTGTTATTGCATTTGGATCTAAAAAAATATGATTATCCTAAGATAACTTATCGCTTAatgaggggttttgtttttttaaaaaccaacaCCTCTGTCAGGGTTTTCCTTACTTACTTGTAGGTGATTTTCTTTGTGGGTCCAGTAGTCATTTTTCATTGTTCTCTGAGTCTCAGGCAGTAAAAGTTGAAGAGCAGCATGAAGCAAAAGGTGTAGAGAGGAGAATGGATGACTGGTAAACATCCTGTCAGCAGGGATCTTGTGAAAAGGGTCAAAAGTTCTCTGCTATGTTTTCTTAGCTACAAAATGAGTTACTAAGGTTACCTTAACTTAATGTGATGCAACAGGTGAACTCTTCAAAAGGTTTCAGGAACACCTCAGGTCATTTGTGCTGTGGAACCGCTCGTAACATCTGTCACATGGCAAGATAGCTCCACGCTGTGGCTGCCAGCTCTCTTGTGGCCGACTCTCTCTGGCTAGAGAAAATTGGTCATGTTGTGTACCTTCAGAGTCCAAATCTGGCCTAGTGAGGCCTTGAAAATGGCCTTCCTCCCGCAAATATATTTACATGAGCTCCAAGCAAATAAAGCTGAAAGTTCTAAAAGCAAAGCCTTGGTCTTTTTAATAAAGGATCACTTTAGTTCTGTTCAAGCTGTTTGGTTATGCATATGCTGTGAGTTCAGTGGTACCCAGAGGCTGTCCTTGGTGTTGATGTGGCACATATGCAGTGAGAAATTCCTTAGCTTGAGTTCTCCACTGTGTTGCTACCCCGAAAACTCactttttcattaaagaaccattctgtgtttttgttgtAGTTGAAGTCTTGCATGGAATCAGTAGCAGCAATAAGGGAAGGGCAACCTCATGGTGTCTTGGTGAGGGTTTCTTCCATGTGGTTGGATTTGGCTGGCAGCATGAACTGTTGGTGTTCTACTGCTGTGGGAGTATAAAGATGATGGAAGGTCTTTATTATGTATCCAGTCTTGCACTGGATAAGTGAATTGACTTGCTCAGCAGTTGATTAAGGGTATAGATTCTATGGAATAGACTCGAGCCCTAACAAAGGTAGGCCCCTTAGTAAAAGCTGAAACTGGAGGGAAGGACTCTTCAGGTGAAAAAAATTGAGgttgttttctaatttttttattatcctGGGATGAGCAAGGACTCTGGGGCTGAGATTGGTACCTTGTGCTGTAATTACATCCTCCACAAGATTTTGAGACAGAAGAGaatttccaatccaaaccaaaTTCAATTACTTCTTACTGCTAAAATCTGCAAATACAAACTGATCTAAAGTCTTGTTCTTGTCTTCTTTCCTGCTgtcttccccctcctttcccaacaaacaagcaagcaaacaatccatttttattttcagatcaTTTTGGAAAACTACTCCTACCCTGGGGTTATGCTGATCGGCACAGATTCACACACTCCAAATGGAGGTGGCTTGGGAGGAATCTGCATTGGTGTGGGTGGAGCTGATGCTGTGGATGTCATGGCAGGAATCCCTTGGGAGCTCAAGTGCCCAAAGGTAGGAGCAGAAAGAATACTAATTGATGTGAAGGGTGAGATACGTGCTTGATTTTAAAGCACTGTGTACCTAAGGCACCGTATACCATTGCAGTCTGAAGGGAATATACCCCACAGGAGAACTATATACCATTACCTTTCTGAAAGGAAGTGATGtcagtatatttttttttccccacattaaTGTTGCGCAGGTTATTGGTGTAAAACTGACTGGCAAGCTCTCAGGCTGGACTTCTCCTAAAGATGTGATCCTGAAAGTGGCTGGGATCCTCACTGTCAAGGGTGGGACAGGTGCCATCATTGAATACCATGGGCCAGGTGTGGATTCAATCTCTTGCACGGGTAAGTCAACCCAAATCTCTTACCTGATTGGATTGTTGTTGGAGCTGAGTGTTGAGTTGTCTGTGGAGGCCAGGAAGGGAATCAGGCAGGAAGGATTAAATGTTCTCCCTTAGTCTGGCCTGGCAATTCATACAGTGCAGACTGTGAGAGTTGGGTGAGCGTGGTGTAACAAAATAGCACTCCCCCCTCAGTGAAAAAGTGACCTTTCTCCATTAAATCTTCTTGTTACTTTGAGAACATGAGATAGTTAATTGTGAAGGAATCCTGTAAGATGATGCATCAGGATAAGAGTAAGGGTGGAGGTATCCCAGTGAATACTTAGAGGTGTCAGAGATAAAGGatgacatttttgtttcagcCTAAAATAGGCTGTgaatagaaaaaagaaacaggttaAAGGGAGTGTATGTGTTACAGCTGCTAAACAAAAAGCTTCTTAGAAAAGGGGGGTGAGCAGAGGATAGAccagaaagcagcagtttgTAACATGCAGTCATATACTAGCTAATCGTGGGTCTTGGGTTCTGAATTCAAACCAGCAAAGTTAAAGTTCTCTGTACTGTGCTAGCTAGGACCAAATGATCAGAAATGTCCCTTCCTTTGGCTTGAAGCACAGCCTTCAAGCTGGACTTCTCCTCTAAATTTGCATGACTTGGCTACAACTTGGAATATTTGGTTTTACAAACTGAGAGCAATTTGagatttttcttcagtgaaatcAGAGGAACTTGACCTGCGGTATCTCCTTCTAGCTTGTTAATTGTAAAACAGCAGCTTCTACAACTTTAGTGCTGTGTCTTTGAAAGGCATGGGTGAGCCCAGTACCATGAGCACATACTTGGGAGTTTTTTATTTCGTTCTGTCACTGGAAGCACTTTATTCAACCCATTAAATTTCTCACAAATATCTGGCTCCTCCCACAAAGATAAATGAGATGATAGGGAGGGACGGGACACCCATTGCAGGTAGCAGAGATGCTGTTCACTGCTGTAAATGTATTTGGTGCTCAGTGCAGATAGGGGTTCCTTGTCATCCCTTCCAGTATCTGCAAGAATCAGAATGATTTTTGGCTCCGTCTTTGCAGAAAAGCCTGGTTGCAGGCACTGGATGAATCAGAATTGTTAAGGGCTGAGCTAGCCATTATGTTGCCAGTGTGTCCTCTCAGCTGTGGATTTAGGTTTCTGTGGAAAATGCCCTGATCTCTCTTGGCTTTGCTGTCTTTTCCATTTACTGACTTTTGGACCATTGGATGGCCTTGGACTTTCTGGCTGACCCCATGGTCGCTTCTCCCCCTTCTTCTCTAGGAATGGCAACAATCTGTAACATGGGGGCTGAAATCGGAGCTACCACGTCGATCTTCCCTTACAATGCACGCATGAAGAAGTACTTGGGCAAGACTGGGCGAGCTGGTAAGAAGGTTTGGGGGTTGAAGTGGGTAGAAGTATGGATTTGAGTGAAGGTGTATTCTGGGAGTAGTGTCTTCCTACAGTGGTGTCAGATGTGACTTCTGACCTTATGTGGTCCTGTAGGTCATCTGCTACAAATAGAGAGCTGGTAGATGAAGAGCCTGGGGAAGTATGCAGTGGAACCCCTGTGTTTAGCTGTTccaaactttttctttttcctcgTATTTGCTGCACTTCTCTGATCCTCCTTTATTATTCCAGATATAGCTGCACTGGCAGATGAATTCAAGCAACACTTGGTACCAGATTCTGGTTGTCAGTATGACCAGGTGATAGAAATCAACCTCAGTGAGGTAAggtttcctttcttcttgtcaTCTTGGATGCTGTGACATGACTCTGCTTTGTGTGAATGAGGACCAATATGAGAGTTTGATGCAACACACCTGGCACTGTGCTAGAACATGTACAATACACTCAGGTCTGCTTCACTGACAGCTTGTGCTCCAGTGTTTGTGTAAGAGAATCCTATTTAAACAGCTTCCAGATAGAGCTGTAAAAGGAATTGATATACTGCTGTGTTTTGGGGTTACTCTTTGCTACTCTAATTTCTGACTTTGTCACTGTTTCTTAAAGCTGAAACCGCATATCAATGGACCTTTCACACCAGACCTGGCGCACCCTGTGTCAGATATTGGTGCTGTGGCAGAAAAAGAGGGCTGGCCTGTTGATATCAGAGTTGGTGGGTAGCATTTGCTCTTTCCTCTGCCTTCATACTTGTGGCATAAATGTTGCTGTCTTGGGATCCAGTCTTTTCATTGCTGTTGTATGTCCTTTGGCTTTGATGCAGTGTCATCTCTTCGTGGCCATATGAATTTGCTGGGAAGAGCAGTAGCTGCCTGGGCCAGGTATTTAGTATGAGAGCTGGGATAATAGGAGGCATTTTAATCTCAAGAGGCAGaccaggtttttttccatttttgaaaCTTTTGAATGTTTGGGTTGACATGAATGTTACCTGTTGAAGAGCATTTTGTTAAAAGTCTGTGGCATGGCTTTGTCTGTTGCAGAGATCTGTCAGGGGCATGACTGTCAGTCCTCCCAGCAGTTGGCTGTTGAGCTCTCAGGACATAGTAAAGTTAGTACTTGGTGTCCTAAAGAGCAGGCTAGGAAACTCACTTGGAATAATCCCTTTTGGAATGGTAACCTGTGGGCTAGCTTCTCAACTGTTGCTCACTGGGGGaatgaaaagaacagaaatacatTGTAAAGCCACATCCCAGGTGGGAAATGTATTATTTGACAGTGTTACAAGTAGGATACAGTTACAGCAGCTGTAACTGAAAGAGAATTTATATTTTGCTGGTTAGTGTCTGTCAGGATGGTACAATATGTCCTCATGTGGTCTTCATACTGTAACGAAGGATGCTTGCTTTTCATCATTTCCTCCATTTCTTGCCATCTTGCTTTTGAAGCCTTTTCTGTTTTGGTGGAACAATAGCCCTCTCTGGTAATTTGCTTAACCAAAGTGCAAGTAGGTGACATTCAGATCTTGTAAACCAATAACCAGAATAGTGACCGGGTAGTGTGTTCTGACTGTGCAACTTCCAAAGCTGGACACGGGATTGTTTATGACCACAGTATATTGCTGGAAGGCTTGGCAGTGTTAGTACCTGAAACCCTTTCAGATTCCTTGCCAGCAGAAAGGGGGTTGTCCTATGTTTTTTCTGGTCAGAGACCAGTCAGGGAGACGCTACCTAGTACCAGGGCTGCAGTAACCACCTCCCTGTTTGTCACACACCACAGGCTTGATTGGCAGCTGCACCAACTCCAGCTATGAGGACATGGGACGCTCTGCAGCCGTGGCAAAACAGGCACTAGCACATGGATTGAAGTGCAAATCAAAGTTCACAATCACACCAGGTTCAGAGCAGATCCGTGCCACCATTGAAAGGGATGGTTATGTGAGTATGACTGCTCTTTACACTTC from Pithys albifrons albifrons isolate INPA30051 chromosome 3, PitAlb_v1, whole genome shotgun sequence includes these protein-coding regions:
- the ACO2 gene encoding aconitate hydratase, mitochondrial isoform X1, whose product is MQTNISSSQHEGIRSAKKHALNRGIRRYHVSPALCQRAKVAMSHFEPNEYINYEKLEKNINIVRKRLDRPLTLSEKIVYGHLDDPAKQEIERGKTYLRLRPDRVAMQDATAQMAMLQFISSGLPKVAVPSTIHCDHLIEAQSGGEKDLRRAKDINQEVYNFLATAGAKYGVGFWKPGSGIIHQIILENYSYPGVMLIGTDSHTPNGGGLGGICIGVGGADAVDVMAGIPWELKCPKVIGVKLTGKLSGWTSPKDVILKVAGILTVKGGTGAIIEYHGPGVDSISCTGMATICNMGAEIGATTSIFPYNARMKKYLGKTGRADIAALADEFKQHLVPDSGCQYDQVIEINLSELKPHINGPFTPDLAHPVSDIGAVAEKEGWPVDIRVGLIGSCTNSSYEDMGRSAAVAKQALAHGLKCKSKFTITPGSEQIRATIERDGYAEILREVGGLVLANACGPCIGQWDRKDIKKGEKNTIVTSYNRNFTGRNDANPETHAFVTSPEIVTALSIAGTLKFNPETDYLTGADGKKFKLEAPDADELPKLEFDPGQDTYQYPPKDGSGQHVDVSPTSQRLQLLEPFDKWDGKDLEDMLILIKVKGKCTTDHISAAGPWLKFRGHLDNISNNLLIGAINIENGKANSVRNALTQEFGPVPDTARYYKKMGVKWAVIGDENYGEGSSREHAALEPRHLGGRVIITKSFARIHETNLKKQGLLPLTFADPADYNKIHPVDKLSIVGLKDFAPGKPLKCIIKHPNGSQETIMLNHTFNESQIEWFQAGSALNRMKELQQKSS
- the ACO2 gene encoding aconitate hydratase, mitochondrial isoform X3 — translated: MSHFEPNEYINYEKLEKNINIVRKRLDRPLTLSEKIVYGHLDDPAKQEIERGKTYLRLRPDRVAMQDATAQMAMLQFISSGLPKVAVPSTIHCDHLIEAQSGGEKDLRRAKDINQEVYNFLATAGAKYGVGFWKPGSGIIHQIILENYSYPGVMLIGTDSHTPNGGGLGGICIGVGGADAVDVMAGIPWELKCPKVIGVKLTGKLSGWTSPKDVILKVAGILTVKGGTGAIIEYHGPGVDSISCTGMATICNMGAEIGATTSIFPYNARMKKYLGKTGRADIAALADEFKQHLVPDSGCQYDQVIEINLSELKPHINGPFTPDLAHPVSDIGAVAEKEGWPVDIRVGLIGSCTNSSYEDMGRSAAVAKQALAHGLKCKSKFTITPGSEQIRATIERDGYAEILREVGGLVLANACGPCIGQWDRKDIKKGEKNTIVTSYNRNFTGRNDANPETHAFVTSPEIVTALSIAGTLKFNPETDYLTGADGKKFKLEAPDADELPKLEFDPGQDTYQYPPKDGSGQHVDVSPTSQRLQLLEPFDKWDGKDLEDMLILIKVKGKCTTDHISAAGPWLKFRGHLDNISNNLLIGAINIENGKANSVRNALTQEFGPVPDTARYYKKMGVKWAVIGDENYGEGSSREHAALEPRHLGGRVIITKSFARIHETNLKKQGLLPLTFADPADYNKIHPVDKLSIVGLKDFAPGKPLKCIIKHPNGSQETIMLNHTFNESQIEWFQAGSALNRMKELQQKSS
- the ACO2 gene encoding aconitate hydratase, mitochondrial isoform X2 — translated: MAPYCALAARLRHALNRGIRRYHVSPALCQRAKVAMSHFEPNEYINYEKLEKNINIVRKRLDRPLTLSEKIVYGHLDDPAKQEIERGKTYLRLRPDRVAMQDATAQMAMLQFISSGLPKVAVPSTIHCDHLIEAQSGGEKDLRRAKDINQEVYNFLATAGAKYGVGFWKPGSGIIHQIILENYSYPGVMLIGTDSHTPNGGGLGGICIGVGGADAVDVMAGIPWELKCPKVIGVKLTGKLSGWTSPKDVILKVAGILTVKGGTGAIIEYHGPGVDSISCTGMATICNMGAEIGATTSIFPYNARMKKYLGKTGRADIAALADEFKQHLVPDSGCQYDQVIEINLSELKPHINGPFTPDLAHPVSDIGAVAEKEGWPVDIRVGLIGSCTNSSYEDMGRSAAVAKQALAHGLKCKSKFTITPGSEQIRATIERDGYAEILREVGGLVLANACGPCIGQWDRKDIKKGEKNTIVTSYNRNFTGRNDANPETHAFVTSPEIVTALSIAGTLKFNPETDYLTGADGKKFKLEAPDADELPKLEFDPGQDTYQYPPKDGSGQHVDVSPTSQRLQLLEPFDKWDGKDLEDMLILIKVKGKCTTDHISAAGPWLKFRGHLDNISNNLLIGAINIENGKANSVRNALTQEFGPVPDTARYYKKMGVKWAVIGDENYGEGSSREHAALEPRHLGGRVIITKSFARIHETNLKKQGLLPLTFADPADYNKIHPVDKLSIVGLKDFAPGKPLKCIIKHPNGSQETIMLNHTFNESQIEWFQAGSALNRMKELQQKSS